The following are from one region of the Hippocampus zosterae strain Florida chromosome 9, ASM2543408v3, whole genome shotgun sequence genome:
- the alas1 gene encoding 5-aminolevulinate synthase, nonspecific, mitochondrial, protein MDVIVRRCPFLARVPQAFMQQPRNSLVVYAQRCPIMMELASKPMAPSLARALCSSSSHHQRTGNNITEGTTLEVEAKLPAGHSTVPSSGQAVASKCPFLAAEMGQKNSSVVRQVGMEFQEDVQEVRTVQKEMSPDQLASTSESLMKTLLKQRPKMVSHLLQDNLPTSLSRFYYDGFFEKKIEEKKSDHTYRVFKTVNRLANEFPMADDFSSSLEEKREVSVWCSNDYLGMSRHPRVVQSIMETLRKHGSGAGGTRNISGTSKFHVELEQELADLHKKDAALLFTSCFVANDSTLFTLAKMLPGCEIYSDAGNHASMIQGIRNSGAKKFIFRHNDVAHLRELLLKGDPSKPKIVAFETVHSMDGAVCPLEEMCDVAHEFGAITFVDEVHAVGLYGARGGGIGDRDGIMHKMDIISGTLGKAFGTVGGYIASTAALVDTVRSYAAGFIFTTSLPPMLLSGARQSIQVLKGEEGQALRRKHQRNVKLLRQMLMDVGLPVVHCPSHIIPIRVSDAEKNTEVCDLMMSRHNIYVQAINYPTVARGDELLRIAPTPHHTPEMMKFFVERLVHSWKEVGLELKPSSSAECTFCQQPLHFEVMSEREKSYFNGLSHLISARA, encoded by the exons ATGGATGTCATAGTGCGCCGCTGTCCATTCCTGGCCCGCGTGCCCCAGGCCTTCATGCAACAGCCCAGGAATTCGCTGGTGGTTTACGCTCAGCGATGCCCCATCATGATGGAGCTGGCCTCCAAACCAATGGCGCCGTCTCTGGCGCGGGCTCTCTGCTCGTCCTCTTCCCATCACCAGAGGACAGGGAATAACATCACTGAAG GCACCACATTGGAGGTGGAGGCCAAGCTGCCCGCTGGCCATTCGACTGTACCATCTTCTGGTCAGGCTGTGGCCTCCAAATGCCCCTTCTTGGCTGCAGAGATGGGCCAGAAGAACAGCAGTGTGGTCCGCCAGGTCGGTATGGAGTTCCAAGAGGATGTTCAGGAAGTCCGCACTGTCCAGAAAG AAATGTCTCCTGATCAACTGGCCAGCACCAGTGAAAGTCTCATGAAGACACTACTGAAGCAACGCCCTAAGATGGTCTCCCATTTGCTACAGGACAACTTGCCAACCAGCT TGTCCCGCTTCTACTACGATGGCTTTTTCGAAAAGAAGATCGAAGAGAAGAAGAGCGACCACACGTACCGCGTGTTCAAGACGGTGAACCGCCTGGCCAACGAATTCCCCATGGCCGACGACTTCTCGAGCTCCCTGGAGGAGAAGCGGGAAGTGTCGGTGTGGTGCAGCAATGACTACCTTGGCATGAGTCGACATCCTCGGGTCGTTCAGTCAATCAT GGAAACACTACGAAAGCACGGCTCCGGGGCAGGAGGCACTCGAAACATCTCTGGGACCAGCAAGTTCCATGTTGAACTTGAACAGGAGCTGGCTGACCTCCACAAAAAGGATGCGGCACTGCTCttcacttcctgctttgtggCCAATGACTCCACCCTGTTTACCCTGGCCAAGATGCTGCCAG GTTGTGAAATCTACTCTGACGCGGGCAACCACGCATCGATGATTCAGGGAATCCGGAACAGCGGTGCTAAGAAGTTCATTTTCCGCCACAATGACGTCGCTCACCTCCGAGAGTTGCTGCTCAAGGGAGATCCCAGCAAGCCAAAGATTGTTGCATTTGAAACTGTTCATTCTATGGATG GTGCTGTGTGTCCGCTGGAGGAGATGTGCGATGTGGCCCATGAATTTGGCGCAATCACATTTGTCGACGAGGTTCACGCTGTGGGTCTGTATGGTGCCAGGGGAGGCGGCATTGGAGACCGCGATGGCATCATGCACAAGATGGATATCATCTCTGGGACACTAG GCAAGGCTTTCGGCACCGTTGGCGGCTACATCGCCAGCACCGCCGCCCTGGTGGACACGGTCCGCTCATACGCTGCCGGCTTCATCTTCACTACCTCTCTGCCGCCGATGTTGCTGTCTGGCGCCCGGCAGTCCATCCAGGTGCTCAAGGGCGAGGAAGGTCAGGCGCTGAGACGTAAGCACCAACGCAACGTCAAGCTGCTCCGGCAGATGTTGATGGACGTCGGGCTGCCCGTGGTGCACTGCCCGAGCCACATCATCCCAATCCGG GTTTCTGACGCCGAGAAGAACACTGAGGTCTGTGACCTCATGATGAGTCGCCACAATATTTATGTGCAGGCCATCAACTACCCCACTGTGGCCAGAGGGGATGAGCTCCTGCGCATTGCTCCAACACCCCACCATACTCCTGAGATGATGAAATTCTTTGTTG AGAGGTTGGTGCACTCGTGGAAGGAGGTTGGCCTTGAGCTGAAGCCCTCCTCGTCAGCCGAGTGCACCTTCTGCCAGCagcctctgcactttgaggtgatgagtgagagagagaagtCTTACTTCAACGGCCTCAGTCACCTAATCTCGGCCCGCGCATAA
- the LOC127607314 gene encoding B9 domain-containing protein 2, translating into MAELHIIGQLVGATGFPRNSLFCKWGVHTGGGWRLLSGSKQGQTQVDSPQTGDMAYWCHPIDLHYATKGLQGWPKIHLQVWHQDSFGRCELFGYGYCHVPSSPGHHRVSCCTWRPLGSWQQELSRMFVGGGPQLRSPDLIYSGADRYRLHTASMGTVELELGIIMRNFDKYGVES; encoded by the coding sequence ATGGCCGAGCTGCACATCATAGGTCAGCTGGTTGGGGCCACGGGATTTCCTCGGAACAGTCTCTTTTGCAAATGGGGGGTTCACACTGGCGGAGGGTGGCGTCTTCTCTCCGGCTCGAAGCAGGGTCAGACTCAAGTGGATAGCCCCCAGACGGGCGACATGGCGTACTGGTGCCATCCCATTGACCTGCACTACGCCACTAAGGGACTGCAAGGTTGGCCCAAGATCCATCTCCAGGTGTGGCACCAAGATTCGTTCGGTCGGTGCGAGTTGTTCGGCTACGGCTACTGCCACGTCCCCTCTAGTCCGGGACATCATCGAGTCAGCTGCTGTACGTGGAGGCCCCTCGGCTCCTGGCAGCAGGAGCTATCGCGAATGTTTGTCGGCGGTGGACCGCAGCTCAGGAGCCCGGATCTCATCTACAGCGGGGCGGACAGATACAGGCTGCACACCGCGTCCATGGGCACCGTGGAGCTGGAGCTCGGCATCATCATGAGAAATTTTGACAAATACGGCGTCGAGAGCTAA